CTGGCCGCCAAGCTGGACACCTTCTTCTCGACCCCGGAAACCGCCGACCCGGCGCTGGCCGGTTCCTACGGCGGCACCATCCATGAAATGACCGAGGCGCGCGATGTGCGCATGGGCATGTACGCGCACAGCAACCAGCCGGCGCACCACATCCCGTGGATGTACCTGTACGCCGGGCAGCCGTGGAAGACGCAGCAGCACGTGCGCGAGATCCTCTCGCGGCTGTATGTCGGCAGCGAGATCGGCCAGGGCTATCCGGGCGACGAAGACAACGGCGAGACCTCGGCGTGGTACGTGCTGGCCTCGCTGGGCCTGTACCCGCTGCGCATGGGTGCACCGGAGTATGTGATCGGCTCGCCTGCCTTCGAGCATGCACGGGTGGAACTGCAGGGCGGCGCCGTGCTGACCGTCAATGCAGCCAACAACTCGGCGCAGAATGTCTACGTGCAGTCGTTGAAGATCAACGGCAAGCCGTGGACGAAGACCTGGGTGCCGCACGAGGTGATCGCCAAGGGCGCGACGCTGGACTTCGTGATGGGACCGCAGCCCTCGCGCTGGGGCAGCGGTGCCGATGATGTGCCGCGTTCGCTCACCGCAGCGGGCAAGCGCCCGCAGATGCTGCATGACCTGCTAGGCAACGGCGCCCGCGCGGCGCTGGCGGATGGCCGTGCTGTGCCCGCGCTGCTGGATGACGATGCGACCACGGCCGTCCCGCTGGGCGCAGGTGCCGTCATCGCACTGACGGCCGTCGGCGAAGGTGCACCGACGATGTACACGCTGACCAGCGGCGACAATGCCATCCGGGGCGGCAGCTGGACCCTGGAAGCGCGCAGCAGCGGCGGCAACTGGACCGTGCTCGACGAACGCAGCAACGAAACCTTCGATTCGCCCCGCCAGACCCGTCCGTTCCGCATTGCCACGCCGGGCCAGCATGCCGAGTACCGCCTGCGCCTCGGCGCGCCGGGTCGGCTGGCCCTGGCTGAAATCGAACTGCTTGCACCGGCTCCCGTCCGGACCCGTTGAGGATGACGATGACTGTTTCCCGACTGTTGCTGTCCACCGCGGCGCTGGCCGCCGCCCTCGCCGCCACCTCCGCGCATGCGGTGGAGGCCACCGAGGCGCGCCAGGGCGTGACCCTGCACTACCGCGATGCCACCGATGCGCTGGCCGCTCCGGTACGCGCCCGCATCATCGAGACGTTCTTTTCGGCCTACCTGCGCGAACGCGCTGATTTCCACCCGACGGCACCGACCCAGGTCGGCATTGTGATCGACCCCGGGTATGACGGCGTGGCCTATGTGGGGGAAAAGGAGAAAGCGGCCACCATCACCATCAATCCGGGCTGGCTGGCCAAGCACCCGGATGACGTGGATCTGGTGACCCACGAAGCGATGCACATCGTGCAGGGCTACCCCAGCTATGGCGACCAGCAGGTACCGGGGTGGCTGGTGGAAGGCATTGCCGATTACGCGCGCGACCGCTATGGCGTGGACAACGCCGCCGCAGGCTGGGCGTTGCCGTCGGTGGTCAAGGTGGGGCATTCCTTCGACAGCGGCTACCGCGTGACCGGCGCATTCCTGAAGTGGGCCGAGGGTGAACACCCTGGCCTGGTGCTGGCCCTGGACTCCGCCCTGCGCACTGGGCGATATACCCCGGCGCTGTGGCAGGCCCGCACCGGCAAGGCATTGCCTGCACTGTGGAGCACGTACGCGGGGCCGCGCATGGAGGCGCCGGCACAGGGCGGCAAGCGCTGACCGCTGGGTAGAGCCGGCCGCTGGCCGGCTGCTGCCGCAGATCGAACGGTGTGGGATTGCCGGCCAGCGGCCGGCACTACCCGTTTCCGCTTCGCGGAAACAGAAACGCGCCCCGTGGGGCGCGTTTCTGCAGCTGTCGCTGGAACGAAGGCTTACGCCTTCTTTTCCGCTTCCAGCTGCTTGCGGATCTGCGCATCCACCGCGGCAATGGCGGTCATGTTCAGGATCCGACGCGAGGTCGCGCTGGTGGTGAGGATGTGCACCGGCTTATTCACTCCCATCAGGATCGGACCAATCGCCACGCCATCGGTGAACACGCGCACCAGGTTGTAGGCGATGTTGGCCGCTTCCAGGTTCGGCAGCACGAACAGGTTGGCCCGGCCCTGCAGGGTCGAACCCGGCAGCAGCTTCTGGCGCAGCGCTTCGTCCCACGCGGTGTCGCCCTGCATTTCGCCATCCACGTTCAGACGCGGGTTGCGCTTGAGCAGCAGCTCACGCACCTGGCGCATCTTCAGCGCATCCTTGGAATCATGGCTGCCGAAGTTGGAGTGCGACAGCAGCGCCACCTTCGGCTCGATGCCGAACAGCTTCATGCGGTAGGCGGCCTGCAGGGTCGCCTCGCACAGCTGCTCGGCGGTCGGGTCTTCCTGCACGTGGGTGTCCACGAAGAAGAACACGCCCTGCTGGTTGATCACGCCGGTCATCGCCGAGGTCGAGGTGACCTTCGATTCCAGCGGCAGCACGCTGCGCACGTAACCCAGCTTCTTGTGGAAGCGGCCGACGATGCCGGTCAGCATCGCATCGGCTTCACCACGCGCGACCATCACGGCGGCAATCAGGGTCGGGCGCGAACGCATCAGGTTCTTCGCTGCGGCCACGGTCACGCCGCGGCGGCCGGTCAGGCCGTGGTAGTACTGCCAGTACTCGTTGAAGCGCGGGTCGTCATTGATGTTGGTGACTTCAATGTTCTCGCCGATCTTCAGGCGCAGGCCGAGGCGCTCGATGCGCGATTCGATGACTTCCGGGCGGCCGATCAGGATCGGGTGCGCCAGACCGTCATCGACCACGTTCTGCACGGCCTGCAGCACCACCTCTTCTTCACCTTCGGCGTAGACCACGCGCTGCTTGTCGCTGCGCGCACGGTCGTAGACCGGCTTCATCATCAGGCTGGTGCGGTAGACGAACTGGGCCAGCTTGTCGCGGTAGGCACCCATGTCGGCGATCGGACGGGCGGCCACGCCCGAATCCATCGCAGCCTGGGCCACGGCGGCCGACAGTTCCACCAGCAGGCGGCGGTCGAACGGACGCGGAATCAGGTATTCACGGCCGAAGCTCGGGGTGTCGCCGCCATAGGCCGAGCCCATGTCGGTGGCCGCGCGGCGGGCCAGCGCGGCGATGGCGCGCACGCAGGCGATCTTCATTTCCTCGTTGATCGCGGTGGCGCCCACGTCCAGCGCGCCGCGGAACAGGTACGGGAAGCACAGCACGTTGTTGACCTGGTTCGGGTAGTCCGAACGGCCGGTGCCGATGATCGCGTCCGGACGCGCAGCGCGCGCCACTTCCGGCATGATTTCCGGGGTCGGGTTGGCCAGAGCGAAGATGACCGGGTCCGGCGCCATGGTCTTGACCATCTCTGCGGTCAGGATGCCCGGTGCCGACAGGCCCAGGAAAATGTCCGCGCCGTCCACGATCTCGGCCAGGGTGCGCTTGTCGGTGTCGCGCGCATAGCGCTGCTTTTCCGGGTCCAGGTCGGTACGACCGGTGTGGATGACGCCCTCGCGGTCGAAGGCCAGGATGTTCTCCGGCTTCAGGCCCAGCTGCACCAGCATGTTCACGCAGGAAACGCCGGCCGCGCCCATGCCCGTGGTGGCCAGCTTCACCTCTTCGATCTTCTTGCCGGTGATGGCCATGGCGTTGAGCACCGCTGCACCGACGATGATCGCCGTGCCGTGCTGGTCGTCATGGAACACCGGGATCTTCATGCGCTCGCGCAGCTTGCGCTCGACCACGAAGCATTCCGGGGCCTTGATGTCTTCCAGGTTGATGCCGCCGAAGGTCGGCTCCAGCGAGGCGATGATGTCGACCAGCTTGTCCGGGTCGGTCTCGTCCACCTCGATATCGAACACATCGATGCCGGCGAACTTCTGGAACAGCACGCCCTTGCCTTCCATGACCGGCTTGCCGGCCAGCGCACCGATGTTGCCCAGGCCCAGCACCGCGGTGCCGTTGGAGATGACCGCCACCAGGTTGCCGCGCGCGGTCAGCTCGCTGGCCTGCTGCGGGTCCGCCTTGATTGCTTCACAGGCGTATGCAACGCCCGGCGAATACGCCAGCGACAGGTCGCGCTGGGTCAGCATGGGCTTGGTTGCAGAGACCTTGATCTTGCCCGGCGGGGACATCCGGTGGTAATCGAGGGCGGCCTGTTTGAAATCTTCGTTGGACATCGACGTGGATTAATGAATGGGCAAGGGGGACAGGGGATGATACCCCCGTTGGAGGGCCTGGACCTGTCGCTATCCTGTCGCAATCATGTTGCGACCGCACAATTCCGTGCCGTATGCGATGGGTCCAGGGACCAGCTTCGGCGCTGCCCATGACAGCCATGGGACGCCGTGAAACGCTGCGGGGCCGCGTCACTCACGTGACCGGCCCCGCAGTACCACACATCTGGATCAGCCCTTGGCCGGCAGTGCCTCCGGCACGGCGTCGACCGGTGCCGGCAGCTCGCTCTCGCGGCCATCCAGCGCCAGCTTCAGGCGGTCACGGTCCAGCGCGCCTTCCCAGCGCGACACCACCACGGTGGCCACCGCATTGCCGATGAAGTTGGTCAGCGAGCGGCATTCGCTCATGAAGCGGTCCACGCCCAGGATCAGTGCCATGCCGGCCACCGGCACTTCCGGCACCACGGCCAGGGTGGCGGCCAGGGTGATGAAGCCGGCCCCGGTGACGCCGGCCGCGCCCTTTGAGCTGAGCATGGCGACCAGCAGCAGGGCGATCTGGTGGCCCAGGGTCAGTTCGGTATTGGTGGCCTGGGCGATGAACAGCGCGGCCAGGGTCATGTAGATGTTGGTGCCGTCCAGGTTGAACGAGTAGCCGGTGGGGACCACCAGGCCGACCACCGACTTGCTGCAACCGGCGCGTTCCATCTTCTCCATCAGCGACGGCAGCGCCGATTCGGAGGACGAGGTACCCAGCACCAGCAGCAGTTCGGCCTTCAGGTAGCGGGCCAGCTTGAACACCGAGAACCCGCACAGGCGGCAGACCACGCCCAGGATGACGGCCACGAACAGGAAAGCGGTGAGGTAGAACGAACCCACCAGCCAGGCCAGGTTGATCAGCGAACCGACACCGTACTTGCCGATGGTGAAGGCGATGGCACCGAAGGCACCGATCGGGGCGGCCTTCATCAGGATGTGCACCAGCTTGAACACCGGAGCGACCAGCGCTTCCAGGAAGTTCACGATCGGCTTGCCCTTCTCACCCACCGAGGCCAGCGCGATGCCGAACAGCACGGCCACGAACAGCACCTGCAGGATGTTGCCATCGACGAAGGCGCTGATCAGGGTCTTCGGGATGACGTCCATCAGGAAGCCGACCAGGGTCAGGTCATGCGACTTCTCCACGTAGCTGTGGACCGCGGTCTGGTCCAGCTCGGCCGGGTTGATGTTCATGCCCGCGCCCGGCTGCACCACGTGCGCCACGATCATGCCGACGATCAGGGCCAGGGTGGAGAAGAACAGGAAGTAGGCCATCGCCTTGGCGAAGACCCGGCCCACCGTACGCAGGTGGGTCATGCCGGAAATGCCGGTGACGATGGTCAGGAAGATGACCGGCGCGATGATCATCTTCACCAGGTTGATGAAGGCATCGCCCAGCGGCTTCATCTTCTCGCCGATCAGCGGCTCGTAGTGGCCGAGGACGGCGCCCAGGATGATCGCCACGATCACCTGGAAATACAGTTGGCGGTACAGCGGCAACGGCTTGCTGGGCACCGGTGCGGTGGTCGGGATGTGCATGGCGGACTCCGGAAGGGGAGAGTTCTGGCGCGAACGATCCCCGCTGTGCAGGGACCGCCTCCGTGGAACTGGTGGCAGGCCCGGCACGGCGTGGCGGGTGGTGCAACCAATGGACGCCTTTGTACGCGCCGGGCACGCCGGCGCAGATAACCTATTGGTACTAGCCCCCCGGTTCAGGTGGCTCGGATGCCTACACTGGCGCCGCACCGCCTGTCCCGGGAACGGCCGATGGCCCGACCTGAACGATCGGGCGCCCCCTGCGAAAGTTCCGGCCATTGCGGCCGCTGTTGTCCTGTCCACACGCATCCGAGAGAGAGAGCCGCACCACCATGCGCCCCATTCCGACCCTGCTGGCCCTGTCGCTGGCCGCCCTGCCCGCCTTCGCCTCCGCCGCCGATTTCGACAACTGGCCGACCAAGTACGCCTTCAGCGACGGCACCGAACTGGCTGCCACGGCCAACATCGCCTACGACTACAACGACTTTTCCACGGGCAGCGGCATCGAAGACGATGACGCCGTGCGCCGCAAGGAATTCGGCGCCACGCTGAAGAAGAAGGGCGTGTATGACGCGATGGTCTACTACGACTTCCAGTCCGATACCTGGCTGGACGTGTTCGTGCGTTTCGAGAGCAAGGCCTTCTTCGGCCGTGACGTCGGCCGCTTCCGCTTCGGCTACATGAAGACCCCGGTCGGCCTGGACGCCAACACCTCCTCGCGCGCCGGCAGCTTCCTGGAAACCGCGCTGCCCGTGCAGGCCTTCTACGCAGGCCGCCGCACCGGCGTGGAGTGGGTGCTGGAGCGCCCGCAATACCTGCTGCAGGCTGGCGCCTACGGTGGCAAGGACCTGCAGGGTGACAACCCGGGCACCACCCAGGCCGTGCGCGCGGTCTGGACCCCGGTCAAGGCACCGGGCGATGTGGTCCACCTGGGCCTGGCCTATTCGCAGGAAAACCCGCGCGGCTACAGCGACGGCCGTGATGTGCACCATGAAGCCAGCGCCCGCCTGCGTGCGCGCCCGGAAGCCGGCCTGACCGACATCCGCCTGGTCGACTCCGGCGCCCTGGTGACCGCCGACCAGATCCGCCGTACCGGCCTGGAAGGCATCTGGATCCGCGGTCCGTTCTCGCTGCAGGCCGAAGCCCTGCAGGCCACGGTGACCCGCAAGGGCCTGCCCGACTACACCGGCAATGGCGAGTACGCCATGGCCAGCTGGGTGCTGACCGGCGAATCGCGCCCGTACAACGCCGGCGCGGTGGCCAACATCAAGCCGGCCCACAGCTACGGCGCGGTCGAGCTGCTGGCCCGCTACAGCCGCCTGGACCTGGATGACGGCAGCATCCTCGGCGGCCGCCAGCACGACCTGACCGTGGGCGCCAACTGGTACCTGACCAGCCACTTCAAGTTCCAGGCGAACTACGTGAAGGTCGATGCCAGCCGCCGTGGCGTGCACAGCACCCCGGAAATCTTTGAACTGCGCGCGCAGATGCACTTCTGATCCCTTCCACGGACCAGAAACCGGCGGGCGTGCATGCCACGCCCGCCGGCCCTGCGTAGACTGCCGCCATGTACTGGCTCAGCCGCCACCGGATGCTGTTGCTGACCATCGCCGTGATGGTCGGCGGCACGGTGCTGTGCGCGATCATCGCCGGCCATCTGGCCTGGCGGCGCGCGCTGGCTGCCGAGAGCAACCAGGTGCAGCGCCAGTTGCAGCTGTACGGCCAGGGCCTGCAGCAGCGCATCGACCGCTTCGGCACCCTGCCGCAGGTGATGGCGCTGGACCCGGACCTGCTGCAGGCGCTGCGCACACCGCTGACGGCGGCTGAACGCCAGCGCCTGAACCTCAAGCTGCAGCGCGCCAACCAGGTCACGCGTACCTCGACCCTGACACTGGTCGGCCGCAATGGCGTTGCAGTGGCCGCAAGCAACTGGAATGAGCCGGCCAGCAACGTGGGCGAGGACTACGCCTACCGCCCCTACTACCAGCAGGCGATGGCCCATGGCCGGGGCCGCTTCTACGGCATCGGCATGACCACCAACGTGCCCGGCTACTTCATGTCCGAGGCCATTGTCGATGGCGATGGGCAGCGCATCGGCGTGATCGTCATCAAGATCGAGCTGTCGGCGCTGGAGCAGGAATGGCTGGGCAGCCCGGATGTGGTGCTGGCCAGTGACAACCACGATGTGGTGTTCCTGGCCAACCGCGATGCCTGGCGCTACCGGCTGCTGCGCCCGCTGGGGGCCGAGGAACGCCGCGAGATGCTCGATGCCCGCCAGTATGCGGACCGTTCGCTGCAGCCGTTGCGCGTGCGTACCGAGGACGTGCTGGCCGACGGTGGACGGATGGTGCGCCTGCTCGATCCGGCGCTGCCGCAGGCCATGCTGTGGCAGACCCTGCCGCTGCGCGATGAAGACTGGAGCCTGCACCTGCTGCACGATGCCGGTGGTGCCGCCAGTGCCGGCCGGGCCGCCGCCATGGCCGGTGCCGCCGTGTGGATGGCATTGGGGTTCCTGACCCTGTTCGTGCAGCAGCGGCAGCGCCTGTCGCGGCACCGCCAACGCAGCCGCAGCGAACTGGAAACCCTGCTCAAGCAGCACGCGCAGGAGCTGCGAACCGCCCAGGATGGCCTGCTGCAGGCCGCCACCGATGCCGACAGCGGGCTCAGCCGCAGCCTGGAGCACCTGCCGCAGGGTGTGGTGATCATCGACCGCGAATTGCGCCTGGTGGCGTGGAATTCGCGCTACATCGAACTGTTCCGCTTCCCGCAGGGGCTGGTGCGGGTGGGCCGGCCCATCGAAGAACTGTTCCGCTTCAATGCCCGCCGTGGCCTGCTTGGCCCCGGCCCCATCGACGATGCCATCGAGCGCCGCCTGAACCATCTGCGCAGCGGCCGCCCGCACATGCGCGAAAGCGAGAAGGACGACGGCACCGTGCTTGAGATCCGCGGCAACCCGTTGCCCGATGGCGGCTTCGTCACCAGCTATGCGGACATCACCAGCTACAAGAACGCTGCGCGTGAACTGCGCTCGCTGGCCGACGCACTGGAACACCGCGTGGCCGAGCGTACCCACGACCTGGACGAGGCGCGCCGCGAGGCCGTGCAGGCCAACCGCTACAAGACCCGTTTCGTCGCATCGGCCGTGCACGACCTGCTGCAGCCGCTCAATGCGGCGCGCATGTTCGTTTCGGTGCTGCGCGCGCGCTTGAGTGGCGAAGCACGCGAACTCAGCGAGCATGTCGATGCCGCACTGGCTGCGCAGGACGCCATCCTCAACAGCCTGCTGGACATCTCCCGGCTGGAATCGGGTTCGCTGCAGACCCGCGTGCGTGCCTTCGCCCTGTCGCCACTGCTGGAAACCCTGGCGCGCGAATTCGGCATCGCCGCGCAGAGCCGCGGCCTGCAGCTGCACTGGGTCGACACCCGCGCAGTGGTGGTGAGTGATGAAGCACTGCTGCGCCGCATCCTGCAGAACTTCCTGTCCAATGCCCTGCGCTACACCCCGCGTGGTCGCGTGCTGATCGGCTGCCGCCGCGTGGGCGACCAGCTGCGCATCGAAGTGCACGACCAGGGCCCAGGCATTCCGGAGAGCCTGCAGGGCGAGATCTTCGAGGAATTCCGCCGCCTGAACGATGGCGTCGAACAGGAACGGGGCGCGGGCCTGGGGCTGGCCATCGTCGAGCGTATCGGCCGCCTGCTCGGGCACCGCATCAGTCTGCAATCCACCCTGGGCAAGGGCAGCGTGTTCGCGGTGAGCGTGGCACTGGGCCATGCCGACGATGTGGCCGCGCCGGCACCGCCGCCCGTGGTGGCCGCCGAACCATCCGACGACAGCCCACTGCGCCAATGCCGGGTCTGGAGCATCGATGATGATCCGCGCGTGTGTGCCGCCACCCGCGCGCTGCTGGAGCGCTGGGGCTGCAACGTCGAGCTGGCCGATGGCCCGCAGGGCGCGCTGGAAATCGCCAGTGCACTGAACGTGCCGCAGTTGCTGCTGCTGGATGTACGCATGGGGCAATGGCACGGCCCGGACCTGTACGAGGCACTGTGCAGATTGTGGCAGGCGCGGCCGCCGGTGATCCTGGTGACCGCCGAGCGCGATGAAGCGCTGAAGGCGCACGCCGCCGAACAGGGCTGGGGCTTCCTGCCGAAGCCCGTGCGCCCCCCGGCACTGCGGGCACTGATGACACAGATGCTGTTGCGGCACCGCGCGTAGCGTCGAGCGTGCTCGACTGGGCTGGCAACAGCAGTCGAGCAAGCTCGACTCTACAATGGAAGCCCCCTTGTGCCAGGACGGCTATCCATGCCGAAATCCCCAAAGACCGATGTTCCCGCTGACCTGTTTGCTGCTGCATGGGCAGCCAACGCGCAGGCCACGGCGACGCTTCTTGCAGCGGGCGCGGATGTACACGCCGTGGACGCCCATGGCTTCACCGCGCTGCAGCGCGCGGCCAGCAGTGCCGACCACGCGCCGATGGAAGACACGCTGGCCACGCTGCGCCTGTTGATCGATGCCGGCAGCCCGCTTGAGCACGAAGCCAATGGCGGACGCACTGCGTTGTACCTGGCGGCCGAATTCTCGCCGGACGGGCCGGAAGCCGTGCAACTTCTGGTGGATGCCGGCGCACGGCCGGACGTGCGAGACGCACACGGAAACCACGTCGTGGAGAACGCCTGGTCTGCACAGGTGAAAGCTTTGCTGTGCGCGCTCACGGGCCACGCGCCACCCGAAGCGCCGGTACGCAAACCCGACCGGAAGATGTCCGCCGCTGCCTGGAAACTGGCGCGGGCAAAGATCGATGCGGCCTTTGCAGCTCTGGAGGCAACGGGCATCGTCACTGGCCACGCGCAGGGGGATACCCAGGACGACGGCCATGACGACACCCACGAGCGCTTCGTTGAACGCGGCGGTACCGCTGCCGGCCTGAGAGGATTCTGCTTCTATTCCGGCGATGACATGAAACGCGCCAAGCGCACCAGCGATCTGTCCATCGGCTTCTGGGGCCCGCCCGACAGCGCTGCCATGGAGCGGATCGGGCAGGCCATCGTGGACGCTTTCGCCAGTCTGGGCCTGCCTGCAGAGTGGGACGGCACCGAAGGCATGCGCCCCATCATTGATCTGCGTTCCCTCAGCGTCTGACGACTGTAGCGTCGAGCTTGCTCGACTGGCATTTCCAGCCCAGTCGAGCAAGCTCGACTCTACAAAAGCAGCAACACAGGGTCAGATCCCGTCCGCGTCACCTTCCGGTTCCAGCGCCTTCACCAGCACCGCCGCCTGGGTGCGGCTGTGGCACTCGAGCTTCTTCAGGATGGCGGTCACGTGCACCTTCACCGTGTTCTCGGCCAGGCCCAGTTCGTAGGCGATCTGCTTGTTGAGCAGGCCATCGGCCAGGCACAGCAGCACGCGGAACTGCTGGGGGGTGAGCTGGGCCAGGCGCGCGGCCAGCAGCGCGTCGGACTCACTGCGCTCGGGCGCCATCGCCGGGAACCACAGGCTGCCGTCGAGCACCATCTGCACCGCCTGGCCGATGGTCTCGGCCGGGGCCGACTTGGGGATGAACCCGGCGGCGCCGAACTGCTGCGCGCGGCGGATCACCCGCGGGTGGTCGTTGGAGGAAAGAATCACCACCGGGATATCCGGGTGCGAGCCACGCACATGCAGCAGCGCCGAGAAACCGTGCGCACCCGGCATGGTCAGGTCCAGCAGCACCAGGTCCACCTCGGGCTGGGCGTCGAGGGCTTCGGCCAGGGCATCGGCGCTGGCTACCTCGCGCACCTGCGCCAGCGGCAGGCTCTGCCGCAGCGACTGCACCACCGCCGAACGCAGCAGCGGATGGTCATCGGCGATCAGGATGGTGTATTCGCTCATGGGGCCATTGTACCCGTCCGCCGGCCATGGACCGGCGCCAGCCGCGGGCTCAGCGCCCGGCCGGCTCCACGCTGCTGCGCCAGGCATCGAGGAACTGGCGCCGCTTCAGCGCATCGAGGTACACCAGCAGGCCCGGGCCAAGCTGGATGGGACGGCGGCTGCGGCCCGGCGTGTCGCCCGTACGGGCGTTGCCGGTCACGATCGGCATCAGCCGAGCCTCGCGCGAAAGCACCTGCTGGCCACGCGGCGACAACAGGTAATCGAGGAAGCGCCGTGCTTCTTCCGGGTGCGGGCCGGTACGCGGAATGACCGCGGTGCGCAGCACGACCAGGGTGTAGTCCTCCGGTTCGATGATGGCCAGGGGTGCACCACCATCGATGCGTGCCTGCGCGTACGATCCCAGCACGTTGTACACCAGCGACAGCTCGCCACTGGCAACCTTGTCCAGCAGCACGCCCGTGCGTTCTTCGCGCAGCACCGCGTTGTCGCCCAGCGCCCCCAGCAGTGCACCGGCAATGCTGCCGCGCTGCGCGTCCTGGGTCGCCAGCAGATAGCCCACGCTGCTGCGCTCGATGTCATAGGTGCCGACCCTGCCGCGCAACGGCGTGCCCTCGGCGCGCAGCAGGTCCAGCAGCTGGCGGCGCGTATGCGG
Above is a genomic segment from Stenotrophomonas sp. ESTM1D_MKCIP4_1 containing:
- a CDS encoding porin, with the translated sequence MRPIPTLLALSLAALPAFASAADFDNWPTKYAFSDGTELAATANIAYDYNDFSTGSGIEDDDAVRRKEFGATLKKKGVYDAMVYYDFQSDTWLDVFVRFESKAFFGRDVGRFRFGYMKTPVGLDANTSSRAGSFLETALPVQAFYAGRRTGVEWVLERPQYLLQAGAYGGKDLQGDNPGTTQAVRAVWTPVKAPGDVVHLGLAYSQENPRGYSDGRDVHHEASARLRARPEAGLTDIRLVDSGALVTADQIRRTGLEGIWIRGPFSLQAEALQATVTRKGLPDYTGNGEYAMASWVLTGESRPYNAGAVANIKPAHSYGAVELLARYSRLDLDDGSILGGRQHDLTVGANWYLTSHFKFQANYVKVDASRRGVHSTPEIFELRAQMHF
- a CDS encoding ankyrin repeat domain-containing protein; the encoded protein is MPKSPKTDVPADLFAAAWAANAQATATLLAAGADVHAVDAHGFTALQRAASSADHAPMEDTLATLRLLIDAGSPLEHEANGGRTALYLAAEFSPDGPEAVQLLVDAGARPDVRDAHGNHVVENAWSAQVKALLCALTGHAPPEAPVRKPDRKMSAAAWKLARAKIDAAFAALEATGIVTGHAQGDTQDDGHDDTHERFVERGGTAAGLRGFCFYSGDDMKRAKRTSDLSIGFWGPPDSAAMERIGQAIVDAFASLGLPAEWDGTEGMRPIIDLRSLSV
- a CDS encoding NADP-dependent malic enzyme → MSNEDFKQAALDYHRMSPPGKIKVSATKPMLTQRDLSLAYSPGVAYACEAIKADPQQASELTARGNLVAVISNGTAVLGLGNIGALAGKPVMEGKGVLFQKFAGIDVFDIEVDETDPDKLVDIIASLEPTFGGINLEDIKAPECFVVERKLRERMKIPVFHDDQHGTAIIVGAAVLNAMAITGKKIEEVKLATTGMGAAGVSCVNMLVQLGLKPENILAFDREGVIHTGRTDLDPEKQRYARDTDKRTLAEIVDGADIFLGLSAPGILTAEMVKTMAPDPVIFALANPTPEIMPEVARAARPDAIIGTGRSDYPNQVNNVLCFPYLFRGALDVGATAINEEMKIACVRAIAALARRAATDMGSAYGGDTPSFGREYLIPRPFDRRLLVELSAAVAQAAMDSGVAARPIADMGAYRDKLAQFVYRTSLMMKPVYDRARSDKQRVVYAEGEEEVVLQAVQNVVDDGLAHPILIGRPEVIESRIERLGLRLKIGENIEVTNINDDPRFNEYWQYYHGLTGRRGVTVAAAKNLMRSRPTLIAAVMVARGEADAMLTGIVGRFHKKLGYVRSVLPLESKVTSTSAMTGVINQQGVFFFVDTHVQEDPTAEQLCEATLQAAYRMKLFGIEPKVALLSHSNFGSHDSKDALKMRQVRELLLKRNPRLNVDGEMQGDTAWDEALRQKLLPGSTLQGRANLFVLPNLEAANIAYNLVRVFTDGVAIGPILMGVNKPVHILTTSATSRRILNMTAIAAVDAQIRKQLEAEKKA
- a CDS encoding basic secretory protein-like protein, which codes for MTVSRLLLSTAALAAALAATSAHAVEATEARQGVTLHYRDATDALAAPVRARIIETFFSAYLRERADFHPTAPTQVGIVIDPGYDGVAYVGEKEKAATITINPGWLAKHPDDVDLVTHEAMHIVQGYPSYGDQQVPGWLVEGIADYARDRYGVDNAAAGWALPSVVKVGHSFDSGYRVTGAFLKWAEGEHPGLVLALDSALRTGRYTPALWQARTGKALPALWSTYAGPRMEAPAQGGKR
- a CDS encoding dicarboxylate/amino acid:cation symporter encodes the protein MHIPTTAPVPSKPLPLYRQLYFQVIVAIILGAVLGHYEPLIGEKMKPLGDAFINLVKMIIAPVIFLTIVTGISGMTHLRTVGRVFAKAMAYFLFFSTLALIVGMIVAHVVQPGAGMNINPAELDQTAVHSYVEKSHDLTLVGFLMDVIPKTLISAFVDGNILQVLFVAVLFGIALASVGEKGKPIVNFLEALVAPVFKLVHILMKAAPIGAFGAIAFTIGKYGVGSLINLAWLVGSFYLTAFLFVAVILGVVCRLCGFSVFKLARYLKAELLLVLGTSSSESALPSLMEKMERAGCSKSVVGLVVPTGYSFNLDGTNIYMTLAALFIAQATNTELTLGHQIALLLVAMLSSKGAAGVTGAGFITLAATLAVVPEVPVAGMALILGVDRFMSECRSLTNFIGNAVATVVVSRWEGALDRDRLKLALDGRESELPAPVDAVPEALPAKG
- a CDS encoding response regulator transcription factor, which encodes MSEYTILIADDHPLLRSAVVQSLRQSLPLAQVREVASADALAEALDAQPEVDLVLLDLTMPGAHGFSALLHVRGSHPDIPVVILSSNDHPRVIRRAQQFGAAGFIPKSAPAETIGQAVQMVLDGSLWFPAMAPERSESDALLAARLAQLTPQQFRVLLCLADGLLNKQIAYELGLAENTVKVHVTAILKKLECHSRTQAAVLVKALEPEGDADGI
- a CDS encoding PAS-domain containing protein, which encodes MYWLSRHRMLLLTIAVMVGGTVLCAIIAGHLAWRRALAAESNQVQRQLQLYGQGLQQRIDRFGTLPQVMALDPDLLQALRTPLTAAERQRLNLKLQRANQVTRTSTLTLVGRNGVAVAASNWNEPASNVGEDYAYRPYYQQAMAHGRGRFYGIGMTTNVPGYFMSEAIVDGDGQRIGVIVIKIELSALEQEWLGSPDVVLASDNHDVVFLANRDAWRYRLLRPLGAEERREMLDARQYADRSLQPLRVRTEDVLADGGRMVRLLDPALPQAMLWQTLPLRDEDWSLHLLHDAGGAASAGRAAAMAGAAVWMALGFLTLFVQQRQRLSRHRQRSRSELETLLKQHAQELRTAQDGLLQAATDADSGLSRSLEHLPQGVVIIDRELRLVAWNSRYIELFRFPQGLVRVGRPIEELFRFNARRGLLGPGPIDDAIERRLNHLRSGRPHMRESEKDDGTVLEIRGNPLPDGGFVTSYADITSYKNAARELRSLADALEHRVAERTHDLDEARREAVQANRYKTRFVASAVHDLLQPLNAARMFVSVLRARLSGEARELSEHVDAALAAQDAILNSLLDISRLESGSLQTRVRAFALSPLLETLAREFGIAAQSRGLQLHWVDTRAVVVSDEALLRRILQNFLSNALRYTPRGRVLIGCRRVGDQLRIEVHDQGPGIPESLQGEIFEEFRRLNDGVEQERGAGLGLAIVERIGRLLGHRISLQSTLGKGSVFAVSVALGHADDVAAPAPPPVVAAEPSDDSPLRQCRVWSIDDDPRVCAATRALLERWGCNVELADGPQGALEIASALNVPQLLLLDVRMGQWHGPDLYEALCRLWQARPPVILVTAERDEALKAHAAEQGWGFLPKPVRPPALRALMTQMLLRHRA